From the Candidatus Bathyarchaeota archaeon A05DMB-5 genome, one window contains:
- the infB gene encoding translation initiation factor IF-2, whose translation MPIRQPIVCVLGHVDTGKTLLLDKIRKTSVQAREVGGMTQHIGASFFPVDTLKQLVGPLLSMVKGEVEIPGLLIIDTPGHEAFTNLRKRGGSAADIAILVIDVLRGFEAQTYECIEILKARKVPFLVAANKIDRVPGWKALEDTPFLRSYQAQDRYVREDLDNRLYEIIGGFSRLGFRADRFDRIKDFTKTVAVVPVSAKTGEGVTELLMVLVGLTQQYLQKRLQTTEGAAKGTVLEVKEEPGLGLTLNMIVYDGVLRRDDVVVVGGREKPIVTRVRAILVPKPLDEIRDPRDRFSSVDVVSAAAGVKIVAPDLEGALAGAPLYAVAEGESVDKYVGLVGEEVERIRIVTGVDGVVVKADTLGSLEAIADYLKKNNVPIRLADVGDVSKRDVTEAAVVKEHEPLYGAVLAFNVRVLPDAEEEAAVKGVQVFREQIIYHLVDNYLVWLRGKREAKFEVEFERLVKPGKIRVLEGYVFRRAKPAIFGVEVLAGRIKPRVALVRGEDGEDIGEIQQIQEKGEALSEAKQGMQVAISMDKPMVGRHVFERDVLFVKVPEADAKVLLSTFIDRLSVDEQEVLNEFVALMRKKTPFWAA comes from the coding sequence ATGCCAATTCGTCAGCCAATTGTTTGTGTTCTAGGACATGTTGATACTGGTAAGACTTTGCTTTTGGACAAGATTCGCAAAACGAGTGTGCAGGCGCGTGAAGTTGGTGGAATGACGCAGCATATTGGCGCAAGTTTTTTCCCAGTTGACACGTTGAAGCAGTTGGTTGGTCCTTTGTTGTCGATGGTTAAGGGCGAGGTTGAAATTCCGGGTTTGCTGATTATTGATACGCCTGGGCATGAGGCTTTCACTAATTTGCGTAAGCGTGGTGGAAGCGCTGCGGATATTGCGATTTTGGTGATTGATGTTTTGCGTGGTTTTGAGGCGCAGACGTATGAGTGTATTGAGATTTTGAAGGCGCGGAAGGTTCCGTTTTTAGTTGCTGCGAATAAGATTGATCGTGTTCCGGGTTGGAAGGCATTGGAGGATACGCCTTTTTTGCGTTCTTATCAGGCGCAGGATAGGTATGTGCGGGAGGATTTGGATAATCGGTTGTATGAGATTATTGGGGGTTTTTCGCGTTTGGGTTTTAGGGCTGACAGGTTTGATAGGATTAAGGATTTTACGAAGACTGTGGCGGTTGTGCCCGTTAGTGCTAAGACTGGTGAGGGTGTTACTGAGTTGTTGATGGTGCTTGTTGGTTTGACGCAGCAGTATTTGCAGAAGCGTTTGCAAACGACTGAAGGTGCTGCAAAAGGGACGGTTTTGGAAGTTAAAGAAGAACCTGGTTTGGGTTTGACGTTGAACATGATTGTTTATGATGGTGTTTTGCGGCGGGATGATGTTGTGGTTGTTGGTGGGCGAGAGAAGCCTATTGTGACGCGTGTTCGTGCGATTTTGGTTCCAAAGCCTTTGGATGAGATTCGTGATCCGCGTGACCGTTTTTCAAGTGTTGATGTGGTTTCGGCTGCGGCTGGTGTTAAGATTGTTGCGCCGGATTTGGAGGGGGCTTTGGCGGGTGCGCCTTTGTATGCGGTTGCGGAAGGCGAGAGTGTTGATAAGTATGTGGGGTTGGTTGGGGAGGAGGTTGAGCGGATTCGTATTGTGACGGGTGTGGATGGGGTTGTTGTGAAGGCGGATACGTTGGGGAGTTTGGAGGCGATTGCTGATTATTTGAAGAAGAATAATGTGCCGATTAGGTTGGCGGATGTGGGTGATGTTAGTAAGCGTGATGTTACTGAGGCTGCTGTTGTGAAGGAGCATGAGCCTTTGTATGGGGCTGTTTTGGCTTTTAATGTTCGGGTTTTGCCGGATGCTGAGGAAGAAGCGGCAGTTAAGGGTGTTCAGGTTTTTCGGGAGCAGATTATTTATCATTTGGTGGATAATTATTTGGTTTGGCTTAGAGGGAAGCGGGAAGCGAAGTTTGAGGTGGAATTTGAGCGTTTGGTTAAGCCTGGGAAGATTCGGGTTTTGGAGGGTTATGTGTTTAGGCGTGCGAAGCCTGCGATTTTTGGGGTGGAAGTGCTTGCGGGGAGGATTAAGCCGAGGGTTGCGTTGGTTCGAGGTGAGGATGGCGAAGATATAGGCGAAATACAGCAGATTCAAGAGAAAGGAGAAGCGCTTTCGGAGGCTAAGCAGGGTATGCAGGTGGCGATTTCAATGGATAAGCCGATGGTTGGGCGGCATGTGTTTGAGAGGGATGTATTGTTTGTGAAGGTGCCTGAAGCAGATGCAAAGGTTTTGTTGTCGACGTTTATAGATAGGCTTAGCGTGGACGAGCAGGAAGTGCTGAACGAGTTTGTTGCGTTGATGCGGAAGAAGACGCCTTTTTGGGCAGCGTAA